A region of the Tissierellales bacterium genome:
ACTTTTTCGACAGTAGGGTATGGTAATATTACTCCTTATGGATGGAGTCTATTAGTATCCGCGGTTCAAATTATATCAGGTGTTGCTTTAGTTGCCTTATTTACATCGGTAATAGTAAAGAAATTTTTGAGATAATTCGATTTGAATAGAATTTTAAAGGGGGCAGTGGAGATATGAAAAAAGAGAGTTATAGATGTGTTGAATATTATGAGGGAGCAGATATGGCCAAAGGATATATGTTAAAAAAGTCGAAGGAAGTTTATGAGAGATTAGATAGTAACTATTTAGTAGATAATATCAATGAGGCAATTGAATTATACACTATTGATAAGTATGTTAAGGATGGCTTACTTCTACAATATTTAGGGCTTGACAATGAAGAATGGTTAAAAGAAAAAAACGGAATAGCCAAAGCCTCTGTTGGTAGATATATTGGTTCTCATCAGAATATTTTGGCAGAATATGAAAAACTGGACTTTGGAGGTAAAGAAACCTTTTGGAAAATTATAGGGGAAAGAAAGCTATCAAGTATAAATGAAAATAACTTGAAACAAGTGCTTGATGAACAAGAACATTTTGTGTGGCAGATATTTAAACTCAAAAAGGTTGTTATGTATTTTGATACTATACTAAGAGATTATATGATGGAAAACCCGGAGGGTAACTCACGGGGACGTACGTACTGTGCAATTTCTAACCCAAATCATCTAATTTTAAAGAACATCTTGCAACTAAAAAATGCAAGATGTTTTTTTAATTTCCTCTATATTCACCAATTTCTTCGCCAAGGAATACATCGGGGACGGTACCTGATCTGTGTTTGATTTTTAACAAAGTCAGGTCCGTCCCCGATGTGTTCCGTCTGAAACCCGCATGCTCACTGTTCTTGCCTATTTTGGCAAAGAAGACAAAGTTGTTTGCAGCTATGATTAGTTTCTATAAATACCAGAACCTTACATTGCACCAATCCTAGAATAAATATATAATAAAATTCAGAATGGAGGTAAACATGCCTATGGGAATAATAGTATTTGGTCTAAATGGTAGCGGAAAATCTACATTAGGAAAAGCGTTAGCGAGGTTATTAGGATATAAGCATATGGATGTTGAAGATTATGCATTTACTGAATCAGATATACCATATAAAAATCAACTCACAAGAGAAGAATACGTGAGTTTAATGCTAAAAGATATAAAAAAGTATGATGAATTTGTTCTATCTGCTGTTAAAGGAAATTTTGGTGAAGAAATATCTTCATTATATGAGCTTGGAGTTTTCATAGATGTGCCATATGATATTCGGGTTAAACGAGTGGAGCAAAGATCGATAGCTAAATTTGGAGATAGGGTAAAAAAAGGTGGAGACATGTATGAATCAGAGAAGCGATTCTTTGAATTTGTTAAATCACGTGATATTGTAAGTGTTAAACATTGGTCAGAATCATTGAATTGCCCTATAATTGAAGTGGATGGAACAAAAGATATTTTAGAGAATGCGGAATCGATAAAAGAAGAATATTTGAAAATATACACAGATCCCTAATAGCGCTAAATAAAATAGAAAATCAGCAAGAAGGTATAGAGTGTTTTGAAACATATATCAGATATATAGTAAGTGTATCAAAAACACTAGATAAAGAAGATATAGGTAAAGTGATAGAAGAAGTAAATCAGAATTATTCAGAAGGGAGTGAAGTTATTATGACTATAGCTGAAATTTGGGAAGCGCAAGGCATGGAAAAAGGTAGACAAGAAGAAAAACTAGAGGTAGCTAGAAATCTAATAAAAATAAATTTAAGCACAGAACAAATAGCTGAAGTGACAGGTCTTGAGCTTCAGAGAATAGAAAAACTGCGAGAGCAGATAGAGAGACAAGATAATCAAGAGACAAATTGAAAAATGAAGAACTCCTAAATTTAGGAGTTCTTCGCTTTTACATCATGATTTTATTTCTTTTGGAATATAATTTATATATAATAATCCAGCAAAAAAGACAAAATAAAAATCAGAAACAAAAAAGAAAGCACCTGAAATATAAATGATAGGTGAAAATAATAGTAAGAATACGAAAGTATTAAAGGCACGATATCCAATGATAGAATCGAAATATGATCTAACTCTACGTTTGTAATCAAACATTGAATTTAAAAACTTTAGAAATAGGATAAGAATTGTTGCTAAAATAATAGTTTCCATAAAAATATATACTCCTTTTGAAAAGATTTTTCATTAAAATAAATTATAAAACAATCAATCGCCACTATGCTGATATTTTTTCATCAAGCGACTAGAGCTATAAGCTACTCCAAGAGTGATGATAAAACGTAAGGCGAATTTTCCGTTGATAAATTTTGCTAATAGGACTACTAAAACCAATGCAAATAGGATTCCATAAAATAGTTTAGTATCATTTTTATCATTGTTTTTGTGAATATTTTTCTTATTGTACTTAGACTTTTTGTTTTTCAAATTAAACCTCCATAGATGTTTTGAATACATCATAATATAAACGATGATAAATGTAAAGGAATTTCAAGGGAAAAATTTCCATTGAAATTAAATAACGTTATTTTATACTTTGTATCTGATGAACAAAACGAGGACGGCATCTGATTTGTGTTTGGTTTTTATTATGTAATTAATTATATATGTTATAATTAAAATAGTATAATTAACTAAACTATATTTTAAAATTATTAAGCTAAGAGTAGATAAACAAAATAATTCCACAAGGAAGTGACATTATGAATCATAAGAAAACATTGATATTTTTGCTAGCAGCTATAATTATAGGTGGAGCAGCTTCTAGTTGTAAAAGTCAAACACTAGATTTAGAAAACAAAGCGGCAATATCCGATGAATCTGAAGTTACTTATTTACATATAGAAGATGCTGAACTTAGAAAGTATCTAAAAGATAATGACTATGTAGAAAATCCGTCAGCTATAAAACTTTCGGAATTAGAAAATTACAATTCATTTACAATCGATAATGTTGATGACAAATATAATATAAAATCTCTAAATGGTCTCGAAAAACTCGAAAATATTGAATTTCTTAATATAATTAATTGCAAAATAGAAAATTACGATGCTATAGGTAAAATGGATATGTCGACACTTTGGATTACTGATTCGCCCTTTAATGATGTAGACTTATTAAATAATTTGAATCATTTAGAAGAGCTTAAATTAATAAATGTAGGACTCGAAAAATTTCCCAAACTAAATCTCAACCAGCTTTCAATTTTGAAGCTGGTTGAAAATAATATAAAAGACTTATCTAATGTAAAAAAAAGCAACTTACCTCAGCTTAAAGAATTGAATTTAGCCATAAATGAAATAGAAAACATTGAAGCTTTAAATAGCTTAACCAAATTAAGGGATTTAAGCCTTAGTGAAAATAAAATAACTAAAATTTCTACACTGGAAGATTTGGTTAAGCTTAAAGACCTTACACTAGCTGAAAACTTAATAACAGATATTAGTGGATTAGAAAAATGTTATTGGATTGAAAATTTAAGACTATCAAGTAACAATATAACTGACTTAAATGCGTTTGCTAGCTTTACAAATTTAGCTCATTTAGATTTAGAAAATAATTCTATTTCAGACATAACTCCTATTTGTGGTCTCGAAAAACTTGATAGCATTGATTTAAATAAGAATAATATATCTGATTTGACCCCTTTGATGAAATTTAAAAGTATAGGATACCTCAATCTTTCAAACAATCCCATAAATTATACGATAACTATTGGAGATGAAGACACTACTAGGCATATAAACCAATTAGATATATCTAATTGCAATTTGAAAACGCTAGATTTCATTAAAAATTATGAGATAAAAGATATAACTGCAAGTAAAAATAATTTAAAAAATCTAAATGGAATTCAAAATATAAAGGGTTTAAAAACATTAGATGTAAGCTCTAATCATATAAGCAATATAGATGATTTAGAATATGCAGAAACATTAAATACACTTTATCTTAATGAAAATCAATTAAGAATAGGAGATAACGAACAATCTATATTGGGAAACTCTTCTTTAGAGCTCTTAAATATATCTTATAATTCTGATGCAGAAATAAACTTAGTTTCTGATAATAACTCCTTTAGAAATTTAGACTTTCTAGATATATCTGGATTAAATATATCACCTGAAATGAATTTTAAAGAAAATTTGCCGCAAATAAAAACATTATATGCAGAAAACTGTTCTTTTAAATCTACAAAAGGTCTTGAATGCGGAAAAAATTTGGAAATGATTTCTTTAAATAATTCTAAAATCAATGATTTCTCATTTTTGAATCGCTTGAGTTTTGAAAATCTTGAATCGTTATCACTGTCAAATACCGGATTAAAAGATTTGAGTTTTCTTAAGAACAGCACTAAAATTCTTCGTGATTTAGACATATCAAAAAATAACATAATTGATTTGAAGCGTTATATGCCGTGGCTAGAATCATAATGGTTAATTAGTATACACTTTTTATAATGGGAGATGTTATCATGCAAAAAAATTTTTTTAAATTTTCAATTTCAATTATTTTTATTTTAGCTGTATTTA
Encoded here:
- a CDS encoding AAA family ATPase — its product is MPMGIIVFGLNGSGKSTLGKALARLLGYKHMDVEDYAFTESDIPYKNQLTREEYVSLMLKDIKKYDEFVLSAVKGNFGEEISSLYELGVFIDVPYDIRVKRVEQRSIAKFGDRVKKGGDMYESEKRFFEFVKSRDIVSVKHWSESLNCPIIEVDGTKDILENAESIKEEYLKIYTDP
- a CDS encoding leucine-rich repeat domain-containing protein; amino-acid sequence: MNHKKTLIFLLAAIIIGGAASSCKSQTLDLENKAAISDESEVTYLHIEDAELRKYLKDNDYVENPSAIKLSELENYNSFTIDNVDDKYNIKSLNGLEKLENIEFLNIINCKIENYDAIGKMDMSTLWITDSPFNDVDLLNNLNHLEELKLINVGLEKFPKLNLNQLSILKLVENNIKDLSNVKKSNLPQLKELNLAINEIENIEALNSLTKLRDLSLSENKITKISTLEDLVKLKDLTLAENLITDISGLEKCYWIENLRLSSNNITDLNAFASFTNLAHLDLENNSISDITPICGLEKLDSIDLNKNNISDLTPLMKFKSIGYLNLSNNPINYTITIGDEDTTRHINQLDISNCNLKTLDFIKNYEIKDITASKNNLKNLNGIQNIKGLKTLDVSSNHISNIDDLEYAETLNTLYLNENQLRIGDNEQSILGNSSLELLNISYNSDAEINLVSDNNSFRNLDFLDISGLNISPEMNFKENLPQIKTLYAENCSFKSTKGLECGKNLEMISLNNSKINDFSFLNRLSFENLESLSLSNTGLKDLSFLKNSTKILRDLDISKNNIIDLKRYMPWLES